Below is a window of Gossypium hirsutum isolate 1008001.06 chromosome A12, Gossypium_hirsutum_v2.1, whole genome shotgun sequence DNA.
TTGAATTTCCTTTTATTAGAGAAATCGAGGAATTCCCTAACTCTTACTCTAATTTCTGAAAATAAGATTGATTGTAGTAATTTTGTGGGCACCATAGACCCTCTATTTATATGCACTCAATGGATCCTATTTTGAAGAGTCACAACCCTTCATGTTGGACATAAGAAATATATCCCATGGAAATGTATCCATTGAatgataaatcatcactttcTAAATTTGAATAAGTGCTcatcaataattaaatttgtaatctACAATTTCTAATAGTTGATAATGGGAAAAGGTTATACTGGTCTAGTGTGggtaaaataaaaaactaagagAAGCTCTCATTTGATAGTTGGAATAAAAAAAATGGCATAGTAGGACAATGATGGAAAGgacaaaaaaggaaaatgaaaagaaaaagaaaagttaaaaaaaataaacaaaagaattaaattgctgaaaaagaaaaagaataaggaTTACTTGTGCAATTTGACCTAAAAATTTCATCGAAAATGTTGATATAATATGCCAGAGTAGCTTACTATTAGACCGCTAATGACCAaaatgtaacaaattgataacgTTAGTGATcatattgtaacttttttaatatttggtgaccaaaaaataatttgaaccatgcaaaaatggctaagtTTATAGTTTacctaatataaaaatattcttagaataatatttgttatttaaaaaaatggtttttatgggtttttttaaaacttaattggCATTAACTCATTACACGAAATTCAGTCAAATTTTTTACATAAACTTAAATAGatgatataaaaaaaacataatttttttctagaattgaATAGCACAAACTAATAGCGATTTGGGCGGAGGAATGTCCAAACTTCATTCATAAATGAACACTGCAACaacaatattattatttaaattttggattaaataaGTGTTACTATTCAACCgaacattaatttaattaaaaagtaaaatatgagaagaattatatatgtaatttaatttaattttaaagcaTACACTCCTAGAGATTTAAACTTGGCTGTTAATCcaattaagaaatttttttaaaaaattgcttaaatatttttatattagtcTTATTTCTTTTCCCCACCTAGTTGTGTGTCATCCGACTATATGCTTTTATAAGTTTGAAGGAGTCAAATAATGAAATTAGGAATTGAAAGAACGAATGTGAAATCACAATTTTTGTACCCTTCCcacctttaataataataaattttaggttAGAGTTAAGAGTTCTATATAATTCATCCTCGCCTTGGCATGCTCTCTTCTTCCTCGTGGCACCCGCCCTTTCTCTGCTTTTATTCTTCCAAGGGTTCCTTCAGGTAatgtgaaaaaaattcaaatatccatccttcaaatttaattaattttatatatgttcACAATTTTTTGGTGTGCAGATCTGGGTTTCTGTTTTTCTTTCCTAGTTTTATTCTGTTAAAAACTATTCTGTTTCTTAGTCAAAGTTCAAAGCGTTTCTATAACAGATCTGAAAAGTTTTAATCCCTAAGAGTTTGGATTTCCAGTATCGGTTTCTCATTCTTATTTAAtcccttcaatttcttattaatccggcattcttttatttattttaaaaatgcaaTTAACCCCAAGTTTTGAAGATCTTTATTTGTAATCTTATTGAGTTtgggtttccttttctttttaaagattTAATTGAAATCTTGGTGTTGATTTGCTGTGGGGTGTGTGTTTGAATAGGCCTTCTTTCCGAAGCTTTGGGTTTTCAAGATGAATCATTGCAATCTTCAGCAGAACGCCACCGTTTCGGCTTACGAAGAGTTGAGAGGGTTTATCTCAATCACTGATCATCAAAAGGGCGGTGCCGTTGTTTGCCCCAAGCCTCGGCGAATTGAGATCCTCGCCAATAACCCTACCAAGCCATTGAGATTGCATATGAGGTCTAATTTTGTTCTCTGGTTGATTTGATCTGCTTTTAGGGTCTCTCGTTTAATTGATTTGTCCTTTCAATTGCAGTCATCAAGCCGAGGTAAGCGATTCGAAAGCTGGTGCGGACCTTCTGGATATCATCCTCAATAAGGTATCAATATCATTCAATCTTAAGATTCTTCTTGCTTGctggttaaattaatttttctttacaTACTCGTATCAAACATATATATTAATGGTTTATTTTCAAAGATGGAATTGTTTTTACTCGGTTGGTTGTTAATATATGTTTTGGTCGTTTTTATAGGAGGATTTAGGGACAGAAGAAGAACAATCTATAGCATCATCACCTCCGTTTTTTTGTGGATCGCCCCCAAGTAGGGCTGCGAATCCACTTGTGCAAGATGCTCGGTTCGGAGATGAAAGGCTTGCACAAGCCCTTTCGACTTTGCAGATTCCGTCTCCATCATCGCCGTCATCATTGGCACGTAAAGGAGGGTGTGTTAGGATGAAATTTGGCCTTAAACCGGCCGCAGTTAGAGTGGAAGGATTTGATTGTCTTAACAGGGATCGCCAAAATTCCATCCCTGCTACGGCTTAGAACTTAAATTAAGAATCCAAGTGTACATAGAAGGAAGTTAAGTGCCAGCACCAtttcagaaaaaagaaaaagaaagccagGATTAACAAGGAAGTTTTGGATATATTTTGGGGGGAAGAAAGAGAGAATCTGTTTAGTAATGTATATGGATATGTTTTTGGGGTCTAATAGCATGGGATCATGCAGGGATCCAGCAATGCTTGTtttgtaatataaatatatgtaagatTTGGGTCAATATGGATTGATATATTTGTTTTGGGGAGATCACCATGGGAGAAATCTGTATAGATCGTGCGGCTGGTGATTTGATTTTTTGCATAGTTTACATTGCTCTGTAAATTACCTATGGTTTTATGATATATTCCTTGATTATCATTGATTTTTAAGGGAGGTATGGATTCGgatatttattattcaaagttGAATTAATTTCATGGATAACAGATTTTGTAATCCAAATCTGTTGTGCGGATTCGTTTTACAATCCTTGATGATGGTACacaatatattttaatatctatattattcttgaaatttttaaattaagttttaatttatttaaaaatagctaaatcaactttttcaaagaattttttttttatttttttaatttttttatataaaatcaataaaacttGATACGAGAGGTTCTTctgaaatatgggcttaaaattatctaaatttttctataattataaATGGTTATCCTAGAGTTGTACATGGGTTGAGCTAGGTCAAATGAAAAGTTTAGGCCTGTTTTTTAGGTTCAGGTCTGGCCTAacaaatgagtttaaaattttgtctaagcctgatctaaataaaaatgttaatatcCAAGTTTGACTATACTCACctgtattaaaattatttttattatttttaaaaaataaatttaaaaaataatatatcaaatacactaaaaatattaaaataaatatttcccaccagtagaaaaaaaatttaaaaaagtatttaattaacactaagataagtgcaacttaataagcaaaatacctctaaaatagtagtaagagttatacaatatccagacaataaaacaataacaatataatagaaaaatgatagcaaaacaatgaaaagcaatggtaaaatagtaaaaaaacagtagctacttttttttttcaaattcaggtCGGACCAAGCCCCAGCCAAAAAACCTTACCCGAGGATCGGCCCATTTAAAAAACGGGctttatttttgtccaaactcatttttcgagtctatatttttattcaaaccttCCCACTTTTCAAGCAGGTTAACTGCCCCACCCATGGACAAGTCTAGGCTATCCCAAGCACATTTTAGACCCgactatattaattttaaaagaaattaaaaaatatatttatattatttttatttaatatttaatattttttatttattaattttttatgtatagtTTTTTAACATTCTTTAGtgtttacattatagtagtattatatattactatagatttaattttcatgttttataaattacataatatatataaaaataacataatataaaatattacaaatttataaTCGGGCCAGGCTGGGTTACGCTCAAGTATTGTGTTCAAGTCCGAATTCAACCATATTTTAAACGGACCTATTTGTTTTTGGCCCAAACCCATTTCTCGAGCCTTATATTTGTACCCTAACCCTTTCAAATTTCGGTGGACCTAGGCAGATAACTCAACCCATGAATAAGTCTACTTGACACTACAGTTTTAAAACTATTAACCTTATCgatttaatcaaatatttattttattattatataaacttttaactaaatatatttttgtacatattttttttttcacttacatTATGATGtgtcataatttaattgttactAATGAATTTGGTTGGTTAATAATTTTTGGGCCTAAACTTGACAATGATtcatattaatttgaataaaaattcagTCTCAATATGGGAATAATTTACAAGTTTAATgattaacttggataaaaaaaaagtttatgccTGCAGTGAGAATAATCatcaaattaaagaataaaacacaaaagcaaaaaaaattcaGACATTAATGCGCGAAAAATTACTATATTCAAGTCACAAATAATGTATTAACCCAATTTGATTATTTGAAGTTATTATTAgcttttatgtttaa
It encodes the following:
- the LOC107927204 gene encoding uncharacterized protein, whose protein sequence is MNHCNLQQNATVSAYEELRGFISITDHQKGGAVVCPKPRRIEILANNPTKPLRLHMSHQAEVSDSKAGADLLDIILNKEDLGTEEEQSIASSPPFFCGSPPSRAANPLVQDARFGDERLAQALSTLQIPSPSSPSSLARKGGCVRMKFGLKPAAVRVEGFDCLNRDRQNSIPATA